GGACTTTTGCTTGTTTTTCTGAGCAGTTTAATTCTATTGTTCATTATTGCTCCTATAGCAGGAATGTTTTTTTCAACGCCGGCTTCTTCACTTTTTGACACTGCTCAGGACAAACAAGTACGCGATTCAATATGGCTAACGCTTTTTACTGCAATGGGGGCTACATTGGTTGCGTCAATTGGAGCAATTCCTCTTGCATATTTGTTGGCGCGCAGAGAATTTCGTTTCAAAAGAGTTGTTCTTGGTGTTATTGATTTACCTATTGTTATACCTCATTCTGCGGCAGGCATTGCCATTTTAGGATTTATCTCCCGTGATACTTTTTTAGGAAAATCGGCATCTGTCTTTGGTATTGACCTGATTGGGCATCCATTAGGAATATCTGTTGCAATGGCATTTGTCAGCATCCCCTTTTTGATAAATGCTGCAAGGGATGGGTTCATGAATGTACCTGTCAGGTATGAAAAAGCAGCCCAGATTTTGGGAGCTTCTCCAATAAGAATATTTTTCAGCATTTCACTTCCCCTTGCTTGGAAAAGCATCGTCTCGGGTTTAATTATGATGTTTGCAAGAGGAATGAGTGAATTTGGCGCTGTGGTTATAGTTGCGTATCATCCCATGATTACCCCGGTTTTAATATATGAACGCTTTGGCTCGTTTGGGTTGAGTTACGCCCGCCCTGTTGCAGTTCTTTTTATTATTGTCTCATTGATATTCTTTATTATTTTAAGGCTATTAAGTAAAACAAAAAATGCTTGAACTTAGAA
This portion of the Bacteroidales bacterium genome encodes:
- a CDS encoding ABC transporter permease, yielding MSGKKYLSISPFGLLLVFLSSLILLFIIAPIAGMFFSTPASSLFDTAQDKQVRDSIWLTLFTAMGATLVASIGAIPLAYLLARREFRFKRVVLGVIDLPIVIPHSAAGIAILGFISRDTFLGKSASVFGIDLIGHPLGISVAMAFVSIPFLINAARDGFMNVPVRYEKAAQILGASPIRIFFSISLPLAWKSIVSGLIMMFARGMSEFGAVVIVAYHPMITPVLIYERFGSFGLSYARPVAVLFIIVSLIFFIILRLLSKTKNA